In Anopheles gambiae chromosome 2, idAnoGambNW_F1_1, whole genome shotgun sequence, a single window of DNA contains:
- the LOC1278429 gene encoding RNA polymerase II elongation factor Ell isoform X1, translating into MAALCAGSYGLSQQGSLNDENKELIFVKLTDSALRAIEEFQRTQAKLGTSHNPSIQFLQNGQGFLSFPSGGNNVQKFNFSITDIDTGSIECIQQAQGQLQNMGHIPHKMRIHANDDVYETTRHRLAAAEENQKNKCTREIKPNQTDIGRKVKLKNPAIRNIPSNNTAVVNKRDSIYSNNSVNKTSSVAASQLSSNNSVNSYNNLATSPKLAKTNGLHQSSQQQLQSQQQLQQQPLQQQPQSQHLLQQNNHQSQPPTQLPPVQAKPGYQHTVHDPPNSQQQHVPKLSENGNSQSRVANGRPKAANPDYMKCNIKERLIHMLALKPYKRPELVVKLQQDGVRKEEMKCTQQILKTISSTRDGVLILHRNIWNEVQDDWPFYSEQDRQAVKRRRPQNLTPPLSSDGGSSTSGQSPSSTHNGNSPQSGSKRAVLAGSEEVGSTPTAKKQRISHYKKETTSDHTSRRGITDSRDSSNMNPRSREQDDHKNHHHHNHHQHHHHHSIRSSHYYGPNLTPNAQESEDGVSLSYSLVSNDVAKRIESSVCDAEAEREPFDTGYLDGAQQMNGGGEDDFVNQFTRITSVEQRRRYKTEFDNEYKEYRRLHEVLENASRKFAQYEDDLSHEPKDTQRYKEIQLKILKEYERSFKNVKFQQDKERFNYLHKKLSHIKLLVRDYDTSITNGSCRPQENY; encoded by the exons GCAAAATTAGGTACTTCCCACAATCCATCGATACAGTTTCTTCAGAATGGCCAAGGCTTTCTATCGTTTCCTTCCGGAGGCAACAATGTACAGAAGTTTAACTTCTCCATTACCGACATTGACACTGGTTCGATCGAATGCATTCAGCAGGCCCAGGGCCAGCTACAAAATATGGGCCATATTCCACACAAAATGCGGATACACGCAAACGATGATGTTTACGAAACCACGAGGCACAGGCTTGCCGCCGCAGAAGAAAATCAAAAGAACAAGTG CACTAGGGAAATCAAACCTAATCAAACAGATATTGGGCGTAAAGTGAAGTTAAAAAACCCAGCCATCCGTAACATTCCTAGTAATAATACAGCAGTTGTAAACAAACGTGATTCTATCTATAGTAACAATTCTGTGAATAAGACATCCTCCGTAGCAGCAAGCCAGCTATCATCTAATAATAGTGTTAATAGTTATAACAACCTAGCAACATCACCAAAACTAGCTAAAACTAACGGTCTGCATCAGTCGtcccaacaacaactacaGTCTCAACAACAACTGCAACAGCAACCTCTGCAACAACAGCCACAATCGCAGCATCTGcttcaacaaaacaatcatcagTCACAACCACCAACTCAACTGCCTCCTGTGCAGGCGAAACCCGGATATCAGCATACCGTTCATGATCCGCCTAattcgcagcagcaacacgtaCCGAAGCTGTCTGAGAATGGAAACTCTCAGAGTAGGGTAGCGAATGGAAGGCCAAAGGCTGCGAATCCAGATTACATGAAATGCAACATAAA AGAACGTCTTATTCATATGCTAGCATTGAAGCCATACAAACGGCCAGAGTTGGTTGTAAAACTCCAGCAAG atGGAGTCCGTAAGGAAGAGATGAAATGTACTCAGCAGATACTAAAAACCATATCCAGCACCCGAGACGGAGTTCTTATACTGCATCGGAACATATGGAATGAAGTACAGGATGATTGGCCGTTTTATTCTGAACAAGATCGACAAGCCGTAAAACG GAGGAGGCCACAAAACTTGACGCCTCCTCTTAGCTCAGACGGTGGCTCATCAACTTCTGGTCAGAGTCCTTCTAGTACACATAACGGGAATAGTCCTCAATCGGGTAGCAAACGAGCTGTGCTTGCGGGCAGTGAAGAAGTTGGTTCTACTCCCACTGCCAAAAAGCAACGAATCAGTCATTACAAGAAAGAAACTACTTCGGATCATACGAG TAGACGCGGTATAACAGATTCCAGAGACAGTAGCAATATGAATCCACGATCCAGGGAACAAGATGATCACAaaaatcatcaccaccacaaccaccaccaacatcatcatcatcattccatACGTTCGTCGCACTACTACGG ACCAAATCTAACGCCTAATGCCCAGGAATCAGAAGATGGTGTTAGTTTGAGCTACTCACTCGTATCGAACGATGTTGCGAAACGGATAGAATCGTCGGTGTGTGATGCAGAAGCTGAACGGGAGCCATTCGATACTGGCTATCTGGATGGTGCGCAGCAGATGAACGGCGGGGGAGAAGATGATTTTGT aaaCCAATTTACAAGGATAACATCAGTTGAGCAACGGCGTAGATACAAGACTGAATTTGACAACGAATACAAGGAATACCGGCGGCTGCATGAAGTTTTGGAGAATGCTTCAAGAAAGTTTGCTCAGTACGAAGATGATCTGTCGCACGAACCGAAGGATACACAACGCTACAAG gaaattcaattgaaaattcTGAAAGAATACGAAAGAAGTTTTAAAAACGTCAAATTTCAACAAGACAAAGAGCG GTTTAACTATCTTCATAAAAAACTGTCTCATATCAAGCTACTTGTACGTGACTACGATACTTCGATAACTAACGGCTCGTGCAGGCCACAGGAGAATTACTGA
- the LOC1278429 gene encoding RNA polymerase II elongation factor Ell isoform X3, which yields MAALCAGSYGLSQQGSLNDENKELIFVKLTDSALRAIEEFQRTQAKLGTSHNPSIQFLQNGQGFLSFPSGGNNVQKFNFSITDIDTGSIECIQQAQGQLQNMGHIPHKMRIHANDDVYETTRHRLAAAEENQKNKCTREIKPNQTDIGRKVKLKNPAIRNIPSNNTAVVNKRDSIYSNNSVNKTSSVAASQLSSNNSVNSYNNLATSPKLAKTNGLHQSSQQQLQSQQQLQQQPLQQQPQSQHLLQQNNHQSQPPTQLPPVQAKPGYQHTVHDPPNSQQQHVPKLSENGNSQSRVANGRPKAANPDYMKCNIKERLIHMLALKPYKRPELVVKLQQDGVRKEEMKCTQQILKTISSTRDGVLILHRNIWNEVQDDWPFYSEQDRQAVKRRRPQNLTPPLSSDGGSSTSGQSPSSTHNGNSPQSGSKRAVLAGSEEVGSTPTAKKQRISHYKKETTSDHTRPNLTPNAQESEDGVSLSYSLVSNDVAKRIESSVCDAEAEREPFDTGYLDGAQQMNGGGEDDFVNQFTRITSVEQRRRYKTEFDNEYKEYRRLHEVLENASRKFAQYEDDLSHEPKDTQRYKEIQLKILKEYERSFKNVKFQQDKERFNYLHKKLSHIKLLVRDYDTSITNGSCRPQENY from the exons GCAAAATTAGGTACTTCCCACAATCCATCGATACAGTTTCTTCAGAATGGCCAAGGCTTTCTATCGTTTCCTTCCGGAGGCAACAATGTACAGAAGTTTAACTTCTCCATTACCGACATTGACACTGGTTCGATCGAATGCATTCAGCAGGCCCAGGGCCAGCTACAAAATATGGGCCATATTCCACACAAAATGCGGATACACGCAAACGATGATGTTTACGAAACCACGAGGCACAGGCTTGCCGCCGCAGAAGAAAATCAAAAGAACAAGTG CACTAGGGAAATCAAACCTAATCAAACAGATATTGGGCGTAAAGTGAAGTTAAAAAACCCAGCCATCCGTAACATTCCTAGTAATAATACAGCAGTTGTAAACAAACGTGATTCTATCTATAGTAACAATTCTGTGAATAAGACATCCTCCGTAGCAGCAAGCCAGCTATCATCTAATAATAGTGTTAATAGTTATAACAACCTAGCAACATCACCAAAACTAGCTAAAACTAACGGTCTGCATCAGTCGtcccaacaacaactacaGTCTCAACAACAACTGCAACAGCAACCTCTGCAACAACAGCCACAATCGCAGCATCTGcttcaacaaaacaatcatcagTCACAACCACCAACTCAACTGCCTCCTGTGCAGGCGAAACCCGGATATCAGCATACCGTTCATGATCCGCCTAattcgcagcagcaacacgtaCCGAAGCTGTCTGAGAATGGAAACTCTCAGAGTAGGGTAGCGAATGGAAGGCCAAAGGCTGCGAATCCAGATTACATGAAATGCAACATAAA AGAACGTCTTATTCATATGCTAGCATTGAAGCCATACAAACGGCCAGAGTTGGTTGTAAAACTCCAGCAAG atGGAGTCCGTAAGGAAGAGATGAAATGTACTCAGCAGATACTAAAAACCATATCCAGCACCCGAGACGGAGTTCTTATACTGCATCGGAACATATGGAATGAAGTACAGGATGATTGGCCGTTTTATTCTGAACAAGATCGACAAGCCGTAAAACG GAGGAGGCCACAAAACTTGACGCCTCCTCTTAGCTCAGACGGTGGCTCATCAACTTCTGGTCAGAGTCCTTCTAGTACACATAACGGGAATAGTCCTCAATCGGGTAGCAAACGAGCTGTGCTTGCGGGCAGTGAAGAAGTTGGTTCTACTCCCACTGCCAAAAAGCAACGAATCAGTCATTACAAGAAAGAAACTACTTCGGATCATACGAG ACCAAATCTAACGCCTAATGCCCAGGAATCAGAAGATGGTGTTAGTTTGAGCTACTCACTCGTATCGAACGATGTTGCGAAACGGATAGAATCGTCGGTGTGTGATGCAGAAGCTGAACGGGAGCCATTCGATACTGGCTATCTGGATGGTGCGCAGCAGATGAACGGCGGGGGAGAAGATGATTTTGT aaaCCAATTTACAAGGATAACATCAGTTGAGCAACGGCGTAGATACAAGACTGAATTTGACAACGAATACAAGGAATACCGGCGGCTGCATGAAGTTTTGGAGAATGCTTCAAGAAAGTTTGCTCAGTACGAAGATGATCTGTCGCACGAACCGAAGGATACACAACGCTACAAG gaaattcaattgaaaattcTGAAAGAATACGAAAGAAGTTTTAAAAACGTCAAATTTCAACAAGACAAAGAGCG GTTTAACTATCTTCATAAAAAACTGTCTCATATCAAGCTACTTGTACGTGACTACGATACTTCGATAACTAACGGCTCGTGCAGGCCACAGGAGAATTACTGA
- the LOC1278429 gene encoding RNA polymerase II elongation factor Ell isoform X2: MAALCAGSYGLSQQGSLNDENKELIFVKLTDSALRAIEEFQRTQAKLGTSHNPSIQFLQNGQGFLSFPSGGNNVQKFNFSITDIDTGSIECIQQAQGQLQNMGHIPHKMRIHANDDVYETTRHRLAAAEENQKNKCTREIKPNQTDIGRKVKLKNPAIRNIPSNNTAVVNKRDSIYSNNSVNKTSSVAASQLSSNNSVNSYNNLATSPKLAKTNGLHQSSQQQLQSQQQLQQQPLQQQPQSQHLLQQNNHQSQPPTQLPPVQAKPGYQHTVHDPPNSQQQHVPKLSENGNSQSRVANGRPKAANPDYMKCNIKERLIHMLALKPYKRPELVVKLQQDGVRKEEMKCTQQILKTISSTRDGVLILHRNIWNEVQDDWPFYSEQDRQAVKRRRPQNLTPPLSSDGGSSTSGQSPSSTHNGNSPQSGSKRAVLAGSEEVGSTPTAKKQRISHYKKETTSDHTRRGITDSRDSSNMNPRSREQDDHKNHHHHNHHQHHHHHSIRSSHYYGPNLTPNAQESEDGVSLSYSLVSNDVAKRIESSVCDAEAEREPFDTGYLDGAQQMNGGGEDDFVNQFTRITSVEQRRRYKTEFDNEYKEYRRLHEVLENASRKFAQYEDDLSHEPKDTQRYKEIQLKILKEYERSFKNVKFQQDKERFNYLHKKLSHIKLLVRDYDTSITNGSCRPQENY; the protein is encoded by the exons GCAAAATTAGGTACTTCCCACAATCCATCGATACAGTTTCTTCAGAATGGCCAAGGCTTTCTATCGTTTCCTTCCGGAGGCAACAATGTACAGAAGTTTAACTTCTCCATTACCGACATTGACACTGGTTCGATCGAATGCATTCAGCAGGCCCAGGGCCAGCTACAAAATATGGGCCATATTCCACACAAAATGCGGATACACGCAAACGATGATGTTTACGAAACCACGAGGCACAGGCTTGCCGCCGCAGAAGAAAATCAAAAGAACAAGTG CACTAGGGAAATCAAACCTAATCAAACAGATATTGGGCGTAAAGTGAAGTTAAAAAACCCAGCCATCCGTAACATTCCTAGTAATAATACAGCAGTTGTAAACAAACGTGATTCTATCTATAGTAACAATTCTGTGAATAAGACATCCTCCGTAGCAGCAAGCCAGCTATCATCTAATAATAGTGTTAATAGTTATAACAACCTAGCAACATCACCAAAACTAGCTAAAACTAACGGTCTGCATCAGTCGtcccaacaacaactacaGTCTCAACAACAACTGCAACAGCAACCTCTGCAACAACAGCCACAATCGCAGCATCTGcttcaacaaaacaatcatcagTCACAACCACCAACTCAACTGCCTCCTGTGCAGGCGAAACCCGGATATCAGCATACCGTTCATGATCCGCCTAattcgcagcagcaacacgtaCCGAAGCTGTCTGAGAATGGAAACTCTCAGAGTAGGGTAGCGAATGGAAGGCCAAAGGCTGCGAATCCAGATTACATGAAATGCAACATAAA AGAACGTCTTATTCATATGCTAGCATTGAAGCCATACAAACGGCCAGAGTTGGTTGTAAAACTCCAGCAAG atGGAGTCCGTAAGGAAGAGATGAAATGTACTCAGCAGATACTAAAAACCATATCCAGCACCCGAGACGGAGTTCTTATACTGCATCGGAACATATGGAATGAAGTACAGGATGATTGGCCGTTTTATTCTGAACAAGATCGACAAGCCGTAAAACG GAGGAGGCCACAAAACTTGACGCCTCCTCTTAGCTCAGACGGTGGCTCATCAACTTCTGGTCAGAGTCCTTCTAGTACACATAACGGGAATAGTCCTCAATCGGGTAGCAAACGAGCTGTGCTTGCGGGCAGTGAAGAAGTTGGTTCTACTCCCACTGCCAAAAAGCAACGAATCAGTCATTACAAGAAAGAAACTACTTCGGATCATACGAG ACGCGGTATAACAGATTCCAGAGACAGTAGCAATATGAATCCACGATCCAGGGAACAAGATGATCACAaaaatcatcaccaccacaaccaccaccaacatcatcatcatcattccatACGTTCGTCGCACTACTACGG ACCAAATCTAACGCCTAATGCCCAGGAATCAGAAGATGGTGTTAGTTTGAGCTACTCACTCGTATCGAACGATGTTGCGAAACGGATAGAATCGTCGGTGTGTGATGCAGAAGCTGAACGGGAGCCATTCGATACTGGCTATCTGGATGGTGCGCAGCAGATGAACGGCGGGGGAGAAGATGATTTTGT aaaCCAATTTACAAGGATAACATCAGTTGAGCAACGGCGTAGATACAAGACTGAATTTGACAACGAATACAAGGAATACCGGCGGCTGCATGAAGTTTTGGAGAATGCTTCAAGAAAGTTTGCTCAGTACGAAGATGATCTGTCGCACGAACCGAAGGATACACAACGCTACAAG gaaattcaattgaaaattcTGAAAGAATACGAAAGAAGTTTTAAAAACGTCAAATTTCAACAAGACAAAGAGCG GTTTAACTATCTTCATAAAAAACTGTCTCATATCAAGCTACTTGTACGTGACTACGATACTTCGATAACTAACGGCTCGTGCAGGCCACAGGAGAATTACTGA
- the LOC1278429 gene encoding RNA polymerase II elongation factor Ell isoform X5, whose product MAALCAGSYGLSQQGSLNDENKELIFVKLTDSALRAIEEFQRTQAKLGTSHNPSIQFLQNGQGFLSFPSGGNNVQKFNFSITDIDTGSIECIQQAQGQLQNMGHIPHKMRIHANDDVYETTRHRLAAAEENQKNKCTREIKPNQTDIGRKVKLKNPAIRNIPSNNTAVVNKRDSIYSNNSVNKTSSVAASQLSSNNSVNSYNNLATSPKLAKTNGLHQSSQQQLQSQQQLQQQPLQQQPQSQHLLQQNNHQSQPPTQLPPVQAKPGYQHTVHDPPNSQQQHVPKLSENGNSQSRVANGRPKAANPDYMKCNIKERLIHMLALKPYKRPELVVKLQQDGVRKEEMKCTQQILKTISSTRDGVLILHRNIWNEVQDDWPFYSEQDRQAVKRRRPQNLTPPLSSDGGSSTSGQSPSSTHNGNSPQSGSKRAVLAGSEEVGSTPTAKKQRISHYKKETTSDHTRNQFTRITSVEQRRRYKTEFDNEYKEYRRLHEVLENASRKFAQYEDDLSHEPKDTQRYKEIQLKILKEYERSFKNVKFQQDKERFNYLHKKLSHIKLLVRDYDTSITNGSCRPQENY is encoded by the exons GCAAAATTAGGTACTTCCCACAATCCATCGATACAGTTTCTTCAGAATGGCCAAGGCTTTCTATCGTTTCCTTCCGGAGGCAACAATGTACAGAAGTTTAACTTCTCCATTACCGACATTGACACTGGTTCGATCGAATGCATTCAGCAGGCCCAGGGCCAGCTACAAAATATGGGCCATATTCCACACAAAATGCGGATACACGCAAACGATGATGTTTACGAAACCACGAGGCACAGGCTTGCCGCCGCAGAAGAAAATCAAAAGAACAAGTG CACTAGGGAAATCAAACCTAATCAAACAGATATTGGGCGTAAAGTGAAGTTAAAAAACCCAGCCATCCGTAACATTCCTAGTAATAATACAGCAGTTGTAAACAAACGTGATTCTATCTATAGTAACAATTCTGTGAATAAGACATCCTCCGTAGCAGCAAGCCAGCTATCATCTAATAATAGTGTTAATAGTTATAACAACCTAGCAACATCACCAAAACTAGCTAAAACTAACGGTCTGCATCAGTCGtcccaacaacaactacaGTCTCAACAACAACTGCAACAGCAACCTCTGCAACAACAGCCACAATCGCAGCATCTGcttcaacaaaacaatcatcagTCACAACCACCAACTCAACTGCCTCCTGTGCAGGCGAAACCCGGATATCAGCATACCGTTCATGATCCGCCTAattcgcagcagcaacacgtaCCGAAGCTGTCTGAGAATGGAAACTCTCAGAGTAGGGTAGCGAATGGAAGGCCAAAGGCTGCGAATCCAGATTACATGAAATGCAACATAAA AGAACGTCTTATTCATATGCTAGCATTGAAGCCATACAAACGGCCAGAGTTGGTTGTAAAACTCCAGCAAG atGGAGTCCGTAAGGAAGAGATGAAATGTACTCAGCAGATACTAAAAACCATATCCAGCACCCGAGACGGAGTTCTTATACTGCATCGGAACATATGGAATGAAGTACAGGATGATTGGCCGTTTTATTCTGAACAAGATCGACAAGCCGTAAAACG GAGGAGGCCACAAAACTTGACGCCTCCTCTTAGCTCAGACGGTGGCTCATCAACTTCTGGTCAGAGTCCTTCTAGTACACATAACGGGAATAGTCCTCAATCGGGTAGCAAACGAGCTGTGCTTGCGGGCAGTGAAGAAGTTGGTTCTACTCCCACTGCCAAAAAGCAACGAATCAGTCATTACAAGAAAGAAACTACTTCGGATCATACGAG aaaCCAATTTACAAGGATAACATCAGTTGAGCAACGGCGTAGATACAAGACTGAATTTGACAACGAATACAAGGAATACCGGCGGCTGCATGAAGTTTTGGAGAATGCTTCAAGAAAGTTTGCTCAGTACGAAGATGATCTGTCGCACGAACCGAAGGATACACAACGCTACAAG gaaattcaattgaaaattcTGAAAGAATACGAAAGAAGTTTTAAAAACGTCAAATTTCAACAAGACAAAGAGCG GTTTAACTATCTTCATAAAAAACTGTCTCATATCAAGCTACTTGTACGTGACTACGATACTTCGATAACTAACGGCTCGTGCAGGCCACAGGAGAATTACTGA
- the LOC1278429 gene encoding RNA polymerase II elongation factor Ell isoform X4: MAALCAGSYGLSQQGSLNDENKELIFVKLTDSALRAIEEFQRTQAKLGTSHNPSIQFLQNGQGFLSFPSGGNNVQKFNFSITDIDTGSIECIQQAQGQLQNMGHIPHKMRIHANDDVYETTRHRLAAAEENQKNKCTREIKPNQTDIGRKVKLKNPAIRNIPSNNTAVVNKRDSIYSNNSVNKTSSVAASQLSSNNSVNSYNNLATSPKLAKTNGLHQSSQQQLQSQQQLQQQPLQQQPQSQHLLQQNNHQSQPPTQLPPVQAKPGYQHTVHDPPNSQQQHVPKLSENGNSQSRVANGRPKAANPDYMKCNIKERLIHMLALKPYKRPELVVKLQQDGVRKEEMKCTQQILKTISSTRDGVLILHRNIWNEVQDDWPFYSEQDRQAVKRRRPQNLTPPLSSDGGSSTSGQSPSSTHNGNSPQSGSKRAVLAGSEEVGSTPTAKKQRISHYKKETTSDHTSRRGITDSRDSSNMNPRSREQDDHKNHHHHNHHQHHHHHSIRSSHYYGNQFTRITSVEQRRRYKTEFDNEYKEYRRLHEVLENASRKFAQYEDDLSHEPKDTQRYKEIQLKILKEYERSFKNVKFQQDKERFNYLHKKLSHIKLLVRDYDTSITNGSCRPQENY; encoded by the exons GCAAAATTAGGTACTTCCCACAATCCATCGATACAGTTTCTTCAGAATGGCCAAGGCTTTCTATCGTTTCCTTCCGGAGGCAACAATGTACAGAAGTTTAACTTCTCCATTACCGACATTGACACTGGTTCGATCGAATGCATTCAGCAGGCCCAGGGCCAGCTACAAAATATGGGCCATATTCCACACAAAATGCGGATACACGCAAACGATGATGTTTACGAAACCACGAGGCACAGGCTTGCCGCCGCAGAAGAAAATCAAAAGAACAAGTG CACTAGGGAAATCAAACCTAATCAAACAGATATTGGGCGTAAAGTGAAGTTAAAAAACCCAGCCATCCGTAACATTCCTAGTAATAATACAGCAGTTGTAAACAAACGTGATTCTATCTATAGTAACAATTCTGTGAATAAGACATCCTCCGTAGCAGCAAGCCAGCTATCATCTAATAATAGTGTTAATAGTTATAACAACCTAGCAACATCACCAAAACTAGCTAAAACTAACGGTCTGCATCAGTCGtcccaacaacaactacaGTCTCAACAACAACTGCAACAGCAACCTCTGCAACAACAGCCACAATCGCAGCATCTGcttcaacaaaacaatcatcagTCACAACCACCAACTCAACTGCCTCCTGTGCAGGCGAAACCCGGATATCAGCATACCGTTCATGATCCGCCTAattcgcagcagcaacacgtaCCGAAGCTGTCTGAGAATGGAAACTCTCAGAGTAGGGTAGCGAATGGAAGGCCAAAGGCTGCGAATCCAGATTACATGAAATGCAACATAAA AGAACGTCTTATTCATATGCTAGCATTGAAGCCATACAAACGGCCAGAGTTGGTTGTAAAACTCCAGCAAG atGGAGTCCGTAAGGAAGAGATGAAATGTACTCAGCAGATACTAAAAACCATATCCAGCACCCGAGACGGAGTTCTTATACTGCATCGGAACATATGGAATGAAGTACAGGATGATTGGCCGTTTTATTCTGAACAAGATCGACAAGCCGTAAAACG GAGGAGGCCACAAAACTTGACGCCTCCTCTTAGCTCAGACGGTGGCTCATCAACTTCTGGTCAGAGTCCTTCTAGTACACATAACGGGAATAGTCCTCAATCGGGTAGCAAACGAGCTGTGCTTGCGGGCAGTGAAGAAGTTGGTTCTACTCCCACTGCCAAAAAGCAACGAATCAGTCATTACAAGAAAGAAACTACTTCGGATCATACGAG TAGACGCGGTATAACAGATTCCAGAGACAGTAGCAATATGAATCCACGATCCAGGGAACAAGATGATCACAaaaatcatcaccaccacaaccaccaccaacatcatcatcatcattccatACGTTCGTCGCACTACTACGG aaaCCAATTTACAAGGATAACATCAGTTGAGCAACGGCGTAGATACAAGACTGAATTTGACAACGAATACAAGGAATACCGGCGGCTGCATGAAGTTTTGGAGAATGCTTCAAGAAAGTTTGCTCAGTACGAAGATGATCTGTCGCACGAACCGAAGGATACACAACGCTACAAG gaaattcaattgaaaattcTGAAAGAATACGAAAGAAGTTTTAAAAACGTCAAATTTCAACAAGACAAAGAGCG GTTTAACTATCTTCATAAAAAACTGTCTCATATCAAGCTACTTGTACGTGACTACGATACTTCGATAACTAACGGCTCGTGCAGGCCACAGGAGAATTACTGA